The genomic segment TGTCGATGATCGTCGGACTGTCGGAAGTCGGCATCAACGTGAATAACGAACTGGAAGACGTCGGGTCGTCGATCGGTGCCATGAATCAGACGTTCAATCTGCAAGGGACGACCGGACATCAGTCGATGGTTGGCGGCAGCATGTTCCAGGATCGTCTGGACTATTGCGATGAATCGTGCGACGTCGTCGCTGGCAGCCACATCGACTACGAACAGTAATCGATCTTGTTGGAACAGAACGGTTTATCTCTCTCTGGCTTTGCACTCAACGGTCTGTCACTGCACCTGACGACGCTTTCTGATCGCTAAGGCCTGCACCCGGCCTGGGGATCGGATCATCGAAAACGCACCGCCTGACCCACGAGGGCGACTGGAACTTTCCGGTCGCCCTCGTGGGCATTTCCTGCCATAAAAATCGAGGTTTGCGTCGCCGTCGACTGTTGGAAAGGGCCGGGACGCATTGAGTTGTGCAAACCCGAGATGCTTAAGAGCTGGACTTTTTTCGGGGTTGACGCTTTGCTGGACCAAGTGTTCTTGGTTAGCATATTCGACATTACAACCGCGCGTGGGGTGCTCGGCGTTCGGCGACAGTTGCATTCAACCCACGTGTTTGTCGCATGGATGCGGATGGACTAGATGTCTGTGCTTGGCCAACAGTTCGAATCAGATCTGGCAACGTTTCGCGATCGTGTGAATGCACGATTGGCAAACTACGTGGCTCCTGAAATCGACAGCCCGAGCAAACTGAGTGAGTCGATGGCGTACAGCCTCCTCGCTGGTGGTAAGCGACTGCGTCCGATTTTGGTTCTGCTGGCATGCGAAGCGTGCGGTGGCGATAGCGACGCGGCGCTTCCGGCCGCTTGTGCCATCGAAATGATCCATACGTATTCCTTGATTCATGACGACTTGCCCGCAATGGACGATGACGACTATCGCCGGGGGCGGCTGACGAATCACAAGGTGTATGGCGAGGCGATGGCAATTCTCGCCGGGGATGCGTTGTTGACGCTGGCCTTCGAAGTGATGGCGCGTGACATTCAGCCGGGGGGGGTTGCAGCGGCCTGTTGTGCCGATCTGGCGTCGGCGGCAGGCTGGTGCGGAATGGTTGGTGGACAGGTTGCGGACCTCGAAGCAGAACAGCAGTCGGCTGATCGACAGTTGGGTAGTGCCACGGACAATTCAGGGGAATCGGCAGGGCTTGCCCAGCTTGAAGCCATTCATCGACGTAAGACGGGGCGGTTGCTGATGTCGGCTGTCACGCTGGGAGCGCGCGTGGCCCAGGCGAAACCCGAACTGGTGAATCGACTGGAAGAGTTCGGAAAACGCGTTGGATTGGCGTTCCAAATTGCGGATGATCTATTAGACGTGACAGGCGACGCGACCAAGCTGGGGAAGAACGTTGGCAAAGATGCCACGCTTGGCAAGATGACGTATCCCGGTTTGTTGGGGATCGATGGAAGTCGCCGGAAGGCGGATGATTTGATTGATGAAGCCTGTCGATTGCTGGAACCGTTGGGTGAACGAGCCGCTCCGCTGATGGAGCTGGCCAGATTCGTGACACGACGAGATCACTGACCCATGGCAAACGAACGATTCATTTCTGGAATCCATAATTTTTGATGTTGGAAGTCGCGTCCGCGGCTCTTTTCCGACGGCCTTTGTTTTCTAATATTGCTCGAATTTTGCGATTCCGACATTTGCATATTTCTCGATCCTGACTGGAGTCGAAGATGAAGTTTGAACTGCTGCCTCGGATTCATTCACCTGCTGAATTGCGTGGTTTGACCGATCAGCAACTGGTGCAGTTGGGCGACGAGATCCGTGAGGCGCTGTGCAACGTGGTCCAGGAGCGATCCGCTCACTTCGCGAGCAACCTGGGCGTTGTGGAACTGTGTCTGGCACTGCACCTGGTTTACGATTTCTCCAAGGATCGCCTGATCTGGGACACCGGACATCAGATCTATCCTCACAAGCTGATTACGGGGCGATTCGATCGATTCTCGACGATTCGCACCAAGGGCGGACTGATGGGTTTCCCGAACCCGAATGAAAGTCCGTTCGACCTGTTCATGACTGGGCATGCGGGCGCCAGCGTTTCGACCGTTCTCGGAATGAAAGCCGGCGATGACTTGCTCGGTCAATCCGGACGGAAATCGGTCGCGGTGATTGGCGACGGGGCGTTGCCCTCGGGCGTGGTGTTCGAAGCGATGAATAACGCCGCCGAGTTGAAGAAAGACTTGCTGGTCATCCTGAACGACAACGAAATGGGCATCTGTCCGCGTGTCGGTGGCTTAGCCAAGTACCTGGATAAGGCGCGCACCGCCCCGTTCTACAATGGCTTGAAACGCGATGTAAACTGGTTGCTGAACAAGCTGCCGGTCGTCGGAAAGCCGTCACGCGACGCCATCGGC from the Schlesneria paludicola DSM 18645 genome contains:
- a CDS encoding polyprenyl synthetase family protein, with product MSVLGQQFESDLATFRDRVNARLANYVAPEIDSPSKLSESMAYSLLAGGKRLRPILVLLACEACGGDSDAALPAACAIEMIHTYSLIHDDLPAMDDDDYRRGRLTNHKVYGEAMAILAGDALLTLAFEVMARDIQPGGVAAACCADLASAAGWCGMVGGQVADLEAEQQSADRQLGSATDNSGESAGLAQLEAIHRRKTGRLLMSAVTLGARVAQAKPELVNRLEEFGKRVGLAFQIADDLLDVTGDATKLGKNVGKDATLGKMTYPGLLGIDGSRRKADDLIDEACRLLEPLGERAAPLMELARFVTRRDH